A single region of the Novosphingobium sp. SL115 genome encodes:
- a CDS encoding cell wall hydrolase, whose amino-acid sequence MPLEIAYKPIVLPDAAFAVTEGSMAVPCGTEVRPRDFTGRIRRRDMRSIRRTLRAPSMLRQRAAGVAMFGALGMLLGPLGWGEPGGIHPASAQERRAGLQPFERGSDNFPGSAFYWLEAENTGLVAPADADKAWEGQRDDAVASPAEAGGLARPIVATGTSEDQWRALQCLTTAIYYEAASEPDAGQRAVAQVVLNRVAHPAWPNTVCGVVYQGSERPSCQFSFACDGSLARKPMRAFWDRARRVAADALAGYVYAPVGLATHYHTTAVHPYWADSLNFLGTIGAHRFYRWAGKAGKPMAFTARYAGGEPIAAPHPRSWTPAPADIADPLALEKAFEEGRMAAVAAGSAGPLPASLPIAPHMAPAANAGAGPARSVMDGKSDAAPVPLQRSGTVLPQYENAGRWIAQPGA is encoded by the coding sequence ATGCCGCTCGAAATAGCCTATAAGCCGATCGTGCTGCCCGATGCTGCTTTTGCGGTGACGGAGGGGAGCATGGCCGTGCCTTGCGGGACCGAGGTGAGGCCGCGCGATTTTACCGGGCGTATCCGGCGGCGCGACATGCGCTCGATCCGGCGCACGCTGCGCGCGCCGTCGATGCTGCGCCAGCGGGCGGCGGGTGTGGCGATGTTTGGCGCGCTGGGAATGTTGCTGGGGCCATTGGGCTGGGGCGAACCGGGCGGCATTCACCCTGCTTCAGCGCAGGAACGCCGCGCAGGATTGCAGCCCTTCGAACGGGGGAGCGACAACTTCCCCGGATCTGCGTTTTACTGGCTGGAAGCCGAGAACACCGGGCTGGTAGCGCCTGCTGATGCTGACAAGGCTTGGGAAGGCCAGCGCGACGATGCCGTGGCGTCGCCTGCCGAAGCAGGCGGACTTGCCCGCCCGATTGTGGCCACTGGCACCAGCGAAGACCAGTGGCGCGCGCTGCAATGCCTGACCACGGCGATCTATTACGAAGCGGCCAGCGAACCGGACGCAGGCCAGCGCGCGGTGGCGCAAGTGGTGCTGAACCGCGTGGCGCATCCGGCATGGCCGAACACGGTTTGCGGCGTGGTCTATCAGGGATCTGAACGGCCATCGTGCCAATTCTCGTTCGCCTGTGACGGATCGCTGGCGCGCAAGCCGATGCGCGCGTTCTGGGACCGGGCGCGGCGTGTGGCGGCAGATGCGCTGGCGGGATATGTCTATGCCCCGGTCGGGCTTGCCACCCATTACCACACCACTGCGGTCCACCCCTATTGGGCTGACAGCCTGAACTTCCTTGGCACCATCGGCGCGCATCGATTCTATCGCTGGGCCGGCAAGGCCGGAAAGCCGATGGCCTTTACCGCGCGCTATGCCGGAGGGGAACCGATTGCCGCGCCGCACCCGCGTTCGTGGACGCCAGCCCCTGCTGACATCGCCGATCCGCTTGCGCTGGAAAAGGCGTTCGAGGAAGGGCGTATGGCAGCGGTGGCGGCGGGTAGTGCCGGACCTTTGCCTGCAAGCCTGCCGATAGCGCCGCACATGGCTCCGGCTGCAAATGCGGGCGCAGGCCCGGCTCGATCGGTGATGGATGGTAAGTCCGATGCCGCCCCTGTCCCGTTACAGCGCAGCGGCACGGTTCTGCCCCAATATGAAAACGCAGGCCGCTGGATCGCCCAACCCGGCGCATAG
- a CDS encoding ABC transporter ATP-binding protein gives MLEALGLTIPNRLHDVTVQLRRGRVTAICGPNGAGKSTLLAAFAGLIAPAAGTVTLDSLPLPTLAAQDRARRIGYLPQSAEVAWNLSVRTLVALGRLPHNTSRAENTRAVDDAIATVSLEALAHRALSTLSGGERARALLARVLATQPQWILADEPLAALDLAHQQSLAAQLGTLSNQGRGVVLVVHDLALAMNRADHVIVLDQGRVVASGAPEAALSQDIIGKVWGLGTRWLGEPGHRALAI, from the coding sequence ATGCTCGAAGCCCTCGGCCTTACCATTCCCAACCGCCTGCACGACGTCACCGTGCAATTGCGTCGTGGCCGGGTCACCGCCATCTGCGGTCCCAATGGCGCGGGTAAATCCACGCTGCTGGCAGCTTTTGCAGGCCTGATCGCACCGGCGGCAGGCACGGTAACGCTGGACAGCCTTCCCTTGCCGACGCTGGCCGCGCAGGATCGCGCTCGCCGCATCGGCTATCTGCCGCAATCGGCAGAAGTGGCATGGAACCTTTCGGTTCGCACCCTCGTCGCGCTTGGCCGTCTGCCACATAACACCAGCCGTGCCGAAAATACCCGTGCAGTCGATGATGCGATTGCCACCGTCAGCCTGGAAGCCTTGGCCCACCGCGCCTTGTCCACCCTGTCCGGCGGAGAACGCGCGCGCGCCCTGCTGGCCCGCGTGCTTGCCACCCAGCCGCAGTGGATTCTGGCCGACGAACCGCTGGCTGCACTCGATCTTGCCCATCAGCAATCCTTGGCCGCGCAGTTGGGTACGCTGTCCAATCAGGGCAGGGGGGTGGTCCTCGTCGTCCATGATCTTGCGCTGGCGATGAACCGGGCCGATCACGTCATCGTGCTGGATCAGGGGCGTGTTGTCGCCAGTGGTGCGCCGGAAGCGGCCTTGTCGCAGGACATCATTGGCAAAGTGTGGGGCCTTGGCACCCGCTGGCTGGGCGAACCCGGCCACAGGGCATTGGCGATCTAG
- the sucD gene encoding succinate--CoA ligase subunit alpha, with amino-acid sequence MSILVDKNTKVITQGMTGKTGSFHTQAALDYGTQMVGGVTPGKGGTDHIGLPQFNTVHEAKAATGATASCIYVPPSGCADAILEAIDAEMELIVAITEGVPVLDMVKVKRALSGSKSRLIGPNCPGVLTPNQCKIGIMPGSIFKEGSVGVVSRSGTLTYEAVFQTSAIGLGQTTAVGIGGDPVNGTNFIDVLELFLADDATKSIIMIGEIGGDAEEMAAQFLIDEAKRGRKKPMAGFIAGRTAPPGRRMGHAGAIVSGGKGDAESKIAAMEAAGIKVSSSPSLLGETLAEVLKERV; translated from the coding sequence ATGAGCATTCTCGTTGACAAGAATACCAAGGTCATCACCCAGGGGATGACAGGCAAGACCGGCAGCTTCCACACGCAGGCTGCACTTGATTACGGCACCCAGATGGTTGGCGGCGTGACCCCCGGCAAGGGCGGCACCGACCACATCGGCCTGCCCCAGTTCAACACCGTGCATGAAGCCAAGGCTGCCACCGGCGCCACCGCATCGTGCATCTACGTGCCGCCTTCGGGTTGCGCTGACGCCATCCTTGAAGCGATCGACGCCGAGATGGAACTGATCGTAGCGATCACCGAAGGCGTTCCGGTGCTGGACATGGTGAAGGTAAAGCGCGCCCTTTCGGGTTCGAAGAGCCGCCTGATCGGCCCCAACTGCCCCGGCGTGCTGACGCCGAACCAGTGCAAGATCGGCATCATGCCCGGTTCGATCTTCAAGGAAGGTTCGGTCGGCGTGGTTTCGCGTTCGGGCACGCTGACCTATGAAGCGGTGTTCCAGACCTCGGCCATCGGCCTTGGCCAGACCACCGCTGTCGGCATCGGCGGTGACCCGGTGAACGGCACCAACTTCATCGACGTGCTGGAACTGTTCCTTGCCGACGACGCCACCAAGTCGATCATCATGATCGGTGAAATCGGCGGCGATGCGGAAGAAATGGCAGCGCAGTTCCTGATCGACGAAGCCAAGCGTGGGCGCAAGAAGCCGATGGCCGGCTTCATCGCGGGCCGCACGGCGCCTCCGGGCCGCCGCATGGGCCACGCCGGCGCGATCGTTTCGGGCGGCAAGGGCGATGCCGAAAGCAAGATCGCCGCGATGGAAGCCGCTGGCATCAAGGTTTCGTCCTCGCCTTCGCTGCTGGGCGAAACGCTGGCCGAAGTTCTGAAAGAGCGCGTCTGA
- a CDS encoding FecCD family ABC transporter permease, producing the protein MTRLVTLLLVALVLALPLSLLAGQVWIDPFGPPVPNATAILMELRLPRAILAVILGAGLGTAGAAMQGYLRNPLADPGLFGIAPSAALGAVLSFYTGYSAQVLLLPAFALFGAGGAMALLALIAGRSGGIALFTLAGMMIASLAGALTSLAISLSPNPFALSEIVAWLMGALENRGWAEVRLVAPLTALGLVALWRCGPALDALALGEAAARSLGFDPARLLALIIAGIGLIVGSGVAVAGMIGFVGLMVPHFVRPFTDQRPSATLLPSALGGALLLLVADCLCRVLPLAGGELRLGIALSLAGAPFFLRLLLKMRRELA; encoded by the coding sequence ATGACCCGGCTCGTCACATTGCTTCTCGTCGCCTTGGTACTGGCTTTGCCGCTGTCGTTGCTTGCCGGGCAGGTGTGGATCGATCCATTTGGTCCTCCCGTGCCCAACGCCACCGCCATCCTGATGGAACTGCGCCTGCCGCGTGCTATCCTTGCCGTCATCCTTGGGGCAGGACTGGGGACGGCGGGCGCAGCCATGCAGGGTTATCTGCGCAATCCTCTGGCCGATCCCGGCCTGTTTGGCATTGCACCCTCTGCCGCATTGGGCGCTGTCCTGTCGTTCTACACCGGTTATTCGGCCCAAGTGCTGTTGCTGCCCGCATTCGCACTGTTCGGCGCAGGCGGGGCCATGGCGCTACTCGCGCTGATTGCCGGGCGCAGCGGCGGCATTGCCCTTTTCACACTGGCAGGCATGATGATCGCCAGCCTTGCAGGTGCGCTCACCAGCCTTGCCATCAGCTTGTCACCCAATCCCTTTGCCCTGTCGGAAATCGTCGCATGGCTGATGGGCGCGCTGGAAAATCGTGGCTGGGCTGAAGTGCGTCTTGTCGCTCCGCTCACCGCGCTGGGGTTGGTCGCTCTGTGGCGCTGTGGGCCAGCATTGGATGCCCTGGCATTGGGAGAAGCCGCTGCCCGTTCGCTCGGCTTTGATCCTGCCCGTCTGCTGGCGCTGATAATCGCAGGCATCGGCCTGATCGTCGGGTCAGGCGTCGCCGTTGCAGGGATGATCGGCTTTGTCGGACTGATGGTGCCGCACTTCGTCCGCCCGTTCACCGATCAGCGCCCTTCGGCTACGTTGCTGCCATCGGCACTGGGGGGGGCGCTGCTCCTGCTGGTGGCCGACTGTCTGTGTCGCGTCCTGCCGCTGGCTGGCGGAGAACTGCGCCTCGGCATTGCCCTCAGCCTTGCCGGTGCTCCGTTCTTCCTGCGGCTCCTGCTCAAGATGCGCCGGGAACTCGCCTGA
- a CDS encoding 2-oxoglutarate dehydrogenase E1 component: MGSELHEFDVDPAQEGPQAGPSWQNKRWPITDAAAGDDLTQAMDPMALKLAIQKSAKKGGVQIDEAALQQAALDSIRAMTLIRTYRVRGHLAANLDPLGLARQKLPADISPEYHGFTAADMTRKVYLGGALGLEWATVNELVAILRANYCGHIGFEYMHIADVEERRFIQDRIEGGDKSIDFTPAGKKAILAAVVRGEQYEKFLGKKYVGTKRFGLDGGESMIPALEALIKYGGQLGVREIVYGMAHRGRLNVLANVMAKPYRVIFHEFSGGTANPLDVGGSGDVKYHLGTSTDRDFDGIKVHMSLVPNPSHLETVDPVVLGKVRAQQVFRDDIGDDVGPNARHKQVLPILIHGDAAFAGQGIVWECFGLSGVRGYNTGGCIHFIINNQIGFTTSPQFSRGSPYPSDVAKGVQAPILHVNGDDPEAVTFACKMAIDYRQKFGRDIVVDMWCYRRFGHNEGDEPSFTQPLMYAKIRQHPGVSDIYSKRLVAEGVIDAAHKGEVESHFTATLETEFEAAKGYKANEADWFGGRWSGLNKPADPVTARRNVATGIDQKMFDSLGRTLSTVPEDLTVHKTLGRVIDAKRDMFTSGQGFDWATGEALAFGSLVMEGYGVRLSGQDCGRGTFSQRHAVWVDQKDERKYVPLTTLPHGSFEVLDSTLSEYGVLGFEYGYASADPKSLVLWEGQFGDFANGAQIVIDQYIAASEAKWLRANGLVMLLPHGYEGQGPEHSSARLERYLQLCAEDNIQVCNITTPANYFHVLRRQMHRSFRKPLIIMTPKSLLRHPLAKSVASDFIGDGHFMRILSDTNGASDKDTKRVVLCSGKVAYDLIEARNSAEMSDTQIIRLEQLYPFPGEPLALRLSRMPNLEEVVWCQEEPKNNGSWFFVEPLIEESLKAAKSKVGRARYAGRHASASPATGLASRHASEQGALVADALGLSVRGEIRRQKKN; the protein is encoded by the coding sequence ATGGGTTCTGAACTGCACGAATTCGACGTCGACCCGGCACAGGAAGGCCCGCAAGCCGGTCCTTCGTGGCAAAACAAGCGTTGGCCGATTACCGACGCTGCCGCAGGCGATGACCTGACCCAGGCGATGGACCCGATGGCGCTGAAACTCGCCATCCAGAAGTCCGCCAAGAAGGGTGGCGTGCAGATTGACGAGGCCGCGTTGCAGCAGGCCGCGCTGGATTCGATCCGCGCGATGACCCTGATCCGCACCTATCGCGTGCGCGGGCATCTGGCCGCCAATCTCGATCCGCTGGGCCTTGCCCGCCAGAAGCTGCCGGCCGACATTTCGCCCGAATACCACGGCTTCACCGCTGCGGACATGACCCGCAAGGTCTATCTGGGCGGGGCGCTGGGGCTGGAATGGGCCACGGTGAACGAGCTGGTGGCGATCCTGCGCGCCAATTATTGCGGCCACATCGGCTTTGAATACATGCACATCGCCGACGTTGAAGAACGCCGCTTCATTCAGGACCGTATCGAAGGCGGGGACAAGTCGATCGACTTTACCCCGGCGGGCAAGAAGGCAATTCTTGCCGCGGTGGTGCGCGGGGAACAGTACGAAAAGTTCCTCGGCAAGAAGTATGTCGGCACCAAGCGCTTCGGGCTTGATGGCGGGGAATCGATGATCCCGGCGCTGGAAGCGCTGATCAAGTACGGCGGCCAGCTTGGCGTGCGCGAAATCGTTTACGGCATGGCCCACCGTGGCCGTCTGAACGTGCTCGCCAACGTGATGGCCAAGCCCTATCGCGTGATCTTCCACGAATTTTCGGGCGGCACAGCCAACCCGCTGGACGTGGGCGGATCGGGCGACGTGAAGTATCACCTTGGCACCAGCACCGACCGCGATTTCGACGGCATCAAGGTGCATATGAGCCTTGTGCCCAACCCGTCGCACCTTGAAACGGTCGATCCGGTGGTGCTGGGCAAAGTGCGCGCGCAGCAGGTGTTCCGCGACGATATCGGCGACGATGTGGGGCCAAATGCGCGTCACAAGCAGGTTCTGCCGATCCTGATCCACGGCGATGCCGCCTTTGCCGGACAAGGCATTGTGTGGGAATGCTTCGGCCTGTCGGGCGTGCGTGGTTACAACACCGGTGGCTGCATCCACTTCATCATCAACAACCAGATCGGTTTCACCACCAGCCCGCAGTTCTCGCGCGGTTCGCCATATCCTTCGGACGTGGCCAAGGGCGTTCAGGCACCAATCCTGCACGTCAACGGTGACGATCCAGAAGCGGTGACCTTTGCCTGCAAGATGGCGATCGATTACCGCCAGAAGTTCGGCCGCGATATCGTGGTGGACATGTGGTGCTATCGTCGCTTTGGCCACAACGAAGGTGACGAACCTTCGTTCACGCAGCCGCTGATGTATGCGAAAATCCGCCAGCATCCCGGTGTCAGTGACATCTACTCCAAGCGGCTTGTCGCCGAAGGGGTGATCGACGCCGCGCACAAGGGCGAAGTGGAAAGCCACTTCACCGCGACGCTGGAAACCGAATTCGAAGCGGCCAAGGGCTACAAGGCCAACGAAGCCGACTGGTTCGGCGGTCGCTGGTCAGGCCTGAACAAGCCTGCCGATCCGGTGACGGCACGCCGCAACGTGGCCACCGGCATCGACCAGAAGATGTTCGATAGCCTGGGCCGCACGCTTTCGACCGTTCCCGAAGACCTGACCGTGCACAAGACGCTGGGCCGCGTCATCGACGCCAAGCGCGACATGTTCACCAGCGGCCAGGGCTTTGACTGGGCCACTGGCGAAGCGCTCGCTTTTGGCAGCCTTGTGATGGAAGGCTATGGCGTGCGCCTTTCAGGGCAGGACTGCGGTCGCGGCACGTTCAGCCAGCGCCATGCCGTGTGGGTCGACCAGAAGGACGAACGCAAGTACGTGCCGCTGACGACGCTGCCGCACGGTTCGTTCGAAGTGCTGGACAGCACCCTGTCGGAATATGGCGTGCTGGGCTTCGAATACGGCTATGCCAGCGCCGACCCCAAGAGCCTCGTGCTGTGGGAAGGCCAGTTCGGCGATTTCGCCAATGGCGCGCAGATCGTGATTGACCAGTATATCGCCGCATCCGAAGCCAAGTGGCTGCGCGCCAACGGCCTCGTCATGCTGCTGCCGCACGGATATGAAGGCCAGGGGCCGGAACACTCGTCGGCGCGTCTTGAACGCTATCTTCAGCTTTGCGCCGAAGACAACATTCAGGTCTGCAACATCACGACGCCTGCGAACTACTTCCACGTTCTGCGCCGTCAGATGCACCGGTCGTTCCGCAAGCCGCTGATTATCATGACGCCCAAGAGCCTGCTGCGCCATCCGCTGGCAAAGTCGGTGGCGTCAGACTTCATCGGCGACGGCCACTTCATGCGCATCCTGTCGGACACCAATGGCGCGTCCGACAAGGATACCAAGCGCGTGGTGCTGTGTTCGGGCAAGGTCGCCTATGACCTGATCGAAGCGCGCAATTCGGCAGAGATGAGCGATACGCAGATCATCCGGCTTGAGCAGCTCTACCCCTTCCCCGGCGAACCGCTGGCGCTGCGCCTGTCGCGTATGCCCAATCTGGAAGAAGTGGTGTGGTGTCAGGAAGAGCCGAAGAACAACGGTTCGTGGTTCTTTGTTGAACCGCTGATCGAAGAATCGCTCAAGGCAGCGAAATCGAAGGTCGGACGTGCGCGCTATGCGGGCCGTCATGCCTCGGCTTCGCCTGCTACGGGTCTCGCCAGCCGCCACGCCAGCGAACAGGGCGCGCTGGTCGCCGATGCGCTGGGCCTTTCGGTGCGCGGTGAAATCCGCCGCCAAAAGAAGAACTGA
- a CDS encoding TonB-dependent receptor plug domain-containing protein, translating to MKKYLLSVSALAVACPALAQSPDDVVFADTIRPDAITVIATGSETLVSRLGQPVTVITADEIQSVQGPDLTRVLERIPGLTLTRNGSLGGFTGVRLRGADAEQVLVLIDGVRVEDVSAPSGGFDFGTLTSGGVERIDVLRGSNSVVWGSAAIGGVIAIQSRELNGVEASAEYGANDTATADAAAGLSTDRAAITLNGGYTRTDGISAAAVGTEPDGFRQWRVGGKGRLNLTGSLAVVATARYADSRTDIDGFGPPTYFDFGDTPEYQTTRQASGRVGLRYASDALTLNTGFALSDTKRDYFDPTFGTAPSYGYQGRSERVDLTGRFSLPANFTLDFGGDSEWTRFSSTFDAEAKANLTSGHALLGWSTDRASLAAGVRVDDHSRFGTAWTFGANGALSLTDNLRARASYGEGFKAPTLYQLLSDYGNANLVAERSKSYDAGLEWGTRNGPLHASATLFRRDSRNLIAFVSCASAGRCADRPFGLYDNVAKARAEGVEVELGASPTQNLHFQAAYAFIKARNLTAGTANFGKDLARRPRHALTLSGDWTTPLGGIILGADLRLVGDSYDNAANTTRLDGYALTTVRASLPVTERVELYGRVENLFDVNYQTVATYGTLGRAGFVGIRARY from the coding sequence GTGAAGAAGTATCTGCTTTCCGTGTCCGCGCTTGCTGTCGCATGCCCCGCTCTGGCGCAAAGCCCGGACGATGTAGTCTTTGCCGACACGATCCGCCCCGACGCCATCACCGTCATTGCCACTGGCAGCGAAACGCTCGTCAGCCGCCTCGGCCAGCCCGTCACGGTTATCACCGCTGATGAAATCCAGTCGGTTCAGGGGCCTGATCTGACCCGTGTGCTTGAACGCATTCCCGGCCTCACGCTCACCCGCAATGGCAGCCTTGGCGGCTTTACCGGCGTTCGCCTGCGCGGCGCGGATGCCGAACAGGTGCTGGTACTGATCGATGGCGTGCGCGTTGAAGACGTCTCGGCCCCGTCGGGCGGATTCGATTTCGGCACGCTCACCTCCGGCGGCGTTGAACGGATCGACGTGCTGCGCGGCTCCAACTCGGTGGTTTGGGGCAGCGCGGCCATCGGCGGCGTGATCGCCATCCAGTCGCGCGAGCTGAACGGCGTCGAAGCCAGCGCCGAATATGGCGCGAACGATACCGCCACCGCTGATGCCGCCGCAGGTCTTTCGACTGATCGAGCCGCCATCACCCTCAACGGTGGCTACACCCGTACCGATGGCATTTCCGCCGCCGCCGTCGGCACTGAACCCGATGGCTTCCGCCAGTGGCGCGTGGGCGGCAAGGGCCGCCTCAACCTGACCGGCAGCCTCGCCGTGGTCGCCACCGCGCGCTATGCTGACAGCCGAACCGATATCGATGGCTTCGGTCCGCCTACCTATTTCGATTTTGGGGACACGCCCGAATATCAGACTACCCGTCAGGCATCGGGCCGCGTCGGCCTGCGTTATGCGTCCGATGCGCTCACGCTCAACACCGGCTTTGCCCTGTCCGATACCAAGCGCGACTACTTCGATCCCACCTTCGGCACCGCGCCATCCTACGGCTACCAGGGGCGCTCTGAGCGGGTCGATCTGACCGGACGGTTCAGCCTGCCCGCCAATTTCACGCTCGATTTCGGCGGCGATAGCGAATGGACTCGTTTTTCCAGCACGTTCGATGCCGAAGCGAAAGCCAACCTGACCAGCGGCCACGCTCTGCTGGGCTGGAGCACTGACCGTGCCAGCCTCGCAGCCGGCGTCCGCGTCGACGATCACAGCCGTTTCGGCACAGCATGGACGTTCGGTGCCAATGGCGCTCTGTCGCTGACCGACAATCTGCGCGCACGCGCTTCCTATGGCGAAGGCTTCAAGGCCCCGACGCTGTATCAGTTGCTGTCCGATTACGGCAACGCAAACCTCGTGGCCGAACGCAGCAAAAGCTATGACGCGGGTCTTGAATGGGGCACCCGCAACGGTCCGCTTCACGCATCGGCCACGCTGTTCCGCCGCGATAGCCGCAATCTGATCGCGTTCGTTTCGTGCGCCAGCGCGGGCCGCTGCGCCGACCGCCCGTTCGGCCTTTACGATAACGTCGCCAAGGCTCGTGCCGAAGGCGTCGAGGTGGAACTGGGCGCAAGCCCCACGCAAAACCTGCACTTTCAGGCGGCCTATGCCTTTATCAAGGCGCGCAATCTCACCGCAGGCACCGCCAACTTCGGCAAGGATCTGGCGCGTCGCCCACGCCATGCACTGACCCTGTCGGGTGACTGGACAACGCCGCTGGGTGGCATCATCCTTGGCGCTGATCTTCGCCTTGTGGGTGACAGCTATGACAACGCCGCCAATACCACACGCCTTGATGGCTATGCGCTCACCACCGTTCGCGCCAGCCTGCCGGTGACGGAACGGGTCGAACTCTATGGCCGCGTCGAAAACCTGTTCGATGTGAACTATCAGACGGTTGCCACCTACGGCACGCTTGGTCGGGCTGGCTTCGTCGGCATCCGCGCTCGCTACTGA
- a CDS encoding ABC transporter substrate-binding protein, whose amino-acid sequence MSRSGPTLVSLNPCSDAILAQVADPAQILAISHYSKDARSSSMHPALASRLPSTRGTIEEVLALRPDVVIGSTFIDPASASAYHRLGLRLETVGMASTIADSHAQIRQIAALAGHPERGEALIARIDAVLAATAAPPGTQPVAAVVWQSGGMVPGDQTLIADLLRHTGFANFAAARGFGQADLLSLEKMLADPPAVIFVAGQTGETGQSSVAGGDDRVLSHPALDALKHTHRVTLDPKLLFCGGPTIAAAAQRLSQIRRFLPEPGKGTSGMVVEWHSPSATVTRRSVR is encoded by the coding sequence GTGTCCCGTTCCGGCCCTACGCTCGTCAGCCTAAACCCCTGCAGCGACGCCATCCTTGCCCAAGTTGCTGACCCGGCACAGATTCTTGCCATATCGCACTACAGCAAGGACGCGCGCTCATCCTCGATGCACCCTGCGCTTGCCAGTCGTCTGCCATCCACGCGCGGCACCATCGAAGAAGTGCTGGCCCTGCGCCCCGATGTCGTCATTGGCAGCACATTCATCGATCCGGCTAGTGCCAGTGCCTATCACCGGCTGGGCCTGCGGCTGGAAACCGTCGGCATGGCGAGCACCATTGCAGACAGCCATGCCCAGATTCGCCAGATCGCTGCGCTTGCCGGGCATCCCGAACGCGGCGAAGCGCTGATCGCGCGTATTGATGCCGTGCTGGCAGCCACCGCTGCACCGCCCGGCACGCAACCTGTCGCTGCAGTGGTCTGGCAGTCGGGCGGCATGGTCCCCGGCGACCAGACCTTGATTGCCGATCTTCTGCGCCACACGGGCTTTGCCAATTTCGCCGCAGCACGCGGGTTCGGGCAGGCAGACCTGCTTTCGCTGGAAAAGATGCTGGCCGATCCGCCCGCCGTCATTTTCGTGGCTGGGCAAACCGGCGAAACCGGCCAGTCATCCGTCGCGGGTGGCGATGACCGCGTGTTGTCACATCCTGCACTGGATGCCCTGAAACACACCCACCGCGTCACGCTCGATCCCAAACTGCTGTTTTGCGGCGGTCCAACCATTGCCGCTGCTGCGCAAAGACTGTCCCAAATTCGCCGATTCCTTCCCGAACCGGGGAAGGGAACCTCCGGCATGGTCGTGGAGTGGCACTCACCATCCGCCACTGTCACTCGCAGGTCGGTGCGATGA
- the mdh gene encoding malate dehydrogenase translates to MARKKIALIGAGNIGGTLAHLAAQKELGDIVLFDVVEGVPQGKALDLSQCGPVEGFDAKITGTNDYADIAGADVIIVTAGVARKPGMSRDDLLGINLKVMKAVGEGIAANAPDAFVICITNPLDAMVWALREFSGLPANKVVGMAGVLDSARFSTFLAWEFGVSIRDVNTFVLGGHGDTMVPVTQYSTVNGIPVPDLVKMGLSSQENIDAIVQRTRSGGGEIVGLLKTGSAFYAPAASGIAMAEAYLNDQKRILPCAAYVDGQYGVDGLYVGVPVLIGANGVEKVIEIELDDAAKAGLQISVDAVKELLVACKGIDPSLA, encoded by the coding sequence ATGGCACGCAAGAAGATCGCGCTGATCGGCGCAGGCAATATCGGGGGCACGCTGGCCCACCTCGCCGCCCAGAAGGAACTGGGTGACATCGTCCTGTTCGACGTGGTCGAAGGCGTGCCTCAGGGCAAGGCGCTTGACCTGTCGCAGTGCGGCCCGGTCGAAGGCTTTGACGCCAAGATCACCGGCACCAACGACTATGCCGACATCGCTGGCGCAGACGTCATCATCGTTACCGCCGGTGTCGCCCGCAAACCCGGCATGAGCCGCGACGACCTGCTGGGCATCAACCTGAAGGTGATGAAGGCCGTGGGCGAAGGCATTGCCGCCAACGCACCCGACGCATTCGTCATCTGCATCACCAACCCGCTCGATGCGATGGTGTGGGCACTGCGCGAATTCTCCGGCCTGCCCGCCAACAAGGTTGTCGGCATGGCTGGCGTGCTCGATTCGGCCCGCTTCAGCACCTTCCTTGCATGGGAATTCGGTGTTTCGATCCGCGACGTGAACACCTTCGTTCTGGGCGGCCACGGTGACACCATGGTTCCGGTGACGCAGTATTCGACCGTCAACGGCATCCCCGTCCCCGATCTCGTCAAGATGGGCCTGTCCAGCCAGGAAAACATCGACGCCATCGTGCAGCGCACCCGTTCGGGCGGTGGCGAGATCGTCGGCCTGCTCAAGACCGGTTCGGCGTTCTATGCACCTGCAGCCTCGGGCATCGCGATGGCCGAAGCCTACCTCAACGACCAGAAGCGCATCCTGCCTTGCGCCGCCTATGTTGACGGCCAGTATGGCGTTGACGGCCTATACGTTGGTGTGCCCGTGCTGATCGGCGCAAACGGCGTTGAAAAGGTTATCGAAATCGAACTGGACGACGCCGCGAAGGCTGGCCTTCAGATTTCGGTCGATGCGGTCAAGGAATTGCTCGTTGCCTGTAAGGGCATTGATCCTTCGCTGGCTTAA